ATTTGATAAAAATgattttttggtaatattttattcaaatctttatattaataatgaaaaatatatttaaacattattttggtcaaattagcatattagtATATCGAATGTTTTGGTCGAATTAGTATATCaagcatataaaatatgcaATACTACGTAGTAGGACGAAAATTTAATACTTCGTATCATTATTAAATAAGTATGTTCAAGATTCATGAATTATACAATAATTTAGTTTTAGGCAGAGAAATGTTTCAATCACATatacaaaatattaaaaaattggTCAAATAGTTTAAAACATCCGTGCATGCATGTACGTTACCACACTCCTTTCTCACTCTCTTCTTTATCTCTCTTCTCCTCATCTAGGGTTTCAAACTTTCAGTTTGCATGGTCGTTCAGGCCTGAAATAGTCTATGTTCTTCAGAAATATTTCCGacccttattcttgtttttccatTGTTTTCTGTTGATGTTATGTCttatttttgtttcttcttCGTTGGTTTGTTCCTAATTTATGTTTgggttgttcccaatttattcttgGGTTTTTCTTAGATTTTTCCAGGTTCTCAATTCTCATATATGGATGGGAATTTTATTTTCGGGTtttcaataattgggaaggTAATATGAATTTATAAGGATTTAAGGTTTATCATCACTCGTCGATCAGAACAATTCGTGCGCAAATTTCAATGGGCTCTACTCGTAAAGATGCAAAAAAATCGAAATCAGTGTTCGCGTCAAGTTAGTAGTGGAGTAAAAGCGCATTGTGCTTTAGGAGATATAATAGTAACTAATGTAATCATAATAGTTATGTATTTTCTGTAAATATGTGATATTCAAATCTATTTTATCATTATACAGACCGTTTGCTGATTTTGAATGATATATATTCCCGTTTGAAACAAAAAACTTAGGCTctgttttgttcaccttatttccatttatttcaggaaaaataagttcagataagattagttcaggaaaaataagggttgaccaagtacaatttataactaaaataagttttgataagttctaataagttcagataagttcggaaaagataagtttaggaaaaataagtgaaaatcaggtgaataaaaAGCAGCCTTGTCTTTAATGGTTAGCTAATATCATTGTAGCTTGGTATGCCACATTAATTTTTCAAGCAACAACATTTTCTAGCTACAACATGCTCCAATGGTTAGCAAGTAGCTTGATTTTTGTTTaactttcttttttaatttttcttattttattcttaCGTTTACATTTCTAATAATTAGGGGaaaaaaagttgttttttcccaAGCTAATTAGCTTGGTAGAGCTAATTTGCTTTGTCTAACTAATTTAACAAAATTGCTCCAATATTTTAGCTACTTGCtagaaaattttgaaaattacaaGCAAGTCCCTAAATACAACCATTGGGGTTGCTCTTACCTaaggatgtcaatggggcggggcggatgcggatgtaggtccctccatccccatccccacctagaattttcatccccatccccgccccatcacccatggcgggtacaaaattcatccccatccccgccccaacgggtgtaagctaaaatccatccccgccccgccacccaactgggtatccatccccgtcttatccccgcttcatacccgcgctaatacccgcctaatttttcttatttagcaaacatttgccatatatacggagtaattaaagttaactatagaaaaaaataccttatgactaaagtaaattatataatcgaaaaaaatactcgtcataacaaaaaaaatccaaacaaaaaacataaaaatctcacctaaatttatattatcacataaagatgcaaataaatccaaattcacccatcacccatggcgggtatgaagcgggacgagtggggatggggcggggcgagtggggatggggcagGGGcgggtggggatggggcgggttcaacataaatccacacccgccccatcacccatggcgggtacgatttttatatccatccccgccccatcacccgccaaacctacctccatccccgcctacttggaacggatgcggggcgggtctcccacaaaacccgccccactgacatccctactCTTACCGAAACACAATCAGCCCcgtaaaataattaaactcgAACAAGGAACATGCGTACCTTGGTGCGTGGCACAATTCTAGTCATCAAACGGACGCATAATTTCAGCCTCAATCTATCCTACCACCCCAAAAAAAcccacaaaaaattaaaaatcggGGTATCCTTAATCAAAAATTTTAACACCAACTTTCGCCATTGATAACCTTTAATTGCTGATGTTCTTCACCTTCAAATTGTCCTCCAAATTATGGCTGCTGTGGCCCAAGTTGCCCATTTTCTGAGATGGGAACCCCgcaatttctctctccaaaataGTAGGACTAAAAACTGCTCCACATTTTCTCACCAAAATCTGTGGTTTGGGAAGGTTTCTCTCTCTATTTATGGTTATGGCTGTAACGGTAGAAGAAAAAGAAGTTATTCTTCCGCTGTTTTTACTTGCTCTGCTTCGAATAAACCCTCTACTTCTTCAGATGAAATCAGGTTTGATTTTGTAATTTCTTTCgcttttttttcttgtgatttatGATGATTGCATTAATTTGACGTTGTATTTAATTTCTCTGTATCATGCTtaaaaagtttttattttttaatgtcGTTTAATGTTTAGAGTGGATGGAATTTGAGATTCATTTAAATGATAAAATTAAAGTGAAAATTCTAGATGAAGCATGTGTCTTCGTTTGAGTTTGTGTATTGTTAATACATGAGAATCTGGAATGGTTGAGGGTGAATTAAAAACTTTCAAAGACAGCATGATCTTGTATAAGACGGACTTATAATAACTTATACAGGTGATAAGTTAGTGTAGGTTTGCCTCACCTAAAAGGCTAAAACTCACTCTTGAGAAAGTATTCCTCATTCCTGTATATAAGTTCCTTGCTTTAATAAGTTAGGATTTAATTTTGACAACATCCTAAACATGTATATTTGGGAAGTGTAGAGATGATTGTTTCTGAAATGCTCATTTTTCTTTGCTCAACTACTAATGATAGTATTAAAATGTGCAACTGAAACTTACAATACATGTTTGAAAGGTAATCAGAGCTTGAATGGGCTCTATAAAAGGCAATGtattttgaaattaaattaagatGTGATGATATTTTAATTTCTCTGTCCCTAAGATATAGGCCACATTTGATGATGGGTCTTTTTTGAGGAATTGTGGTTTCAGTTTTGCATGTCTAACATGctaatgtattttttttggaaaaatctCAGTTAAGGGCATCATTAAGGGTCATATGAGAAAGGTGGTCTGTTGTATTGGGACAGCCTTTAGTAGAAACATACGGAGTAGCTTATTTATTTGGGACGGAAGAAGTACTTTTAGTCGCTTCTGTCTTTGTCCTGTTTATATTTCCTGGATGTGTTACGACTTACGAGACTTATGACTGGTAGAGAGACTTGATAAAAACATGTTCATCTGTGTACTTACCATAGATAAAAAATGCGGTATCGGTCACCGTCGCGGGATCGGTCGCGGAGTCTCGGTAACGGAACTGATGCGTTAGTCGCGGACTGTGTCGCGGTTGTCGcgtaggaatttgaaatttaaaaagaaTCCCCATGTCAGCCCCATTCACTACCTACCCTAGTCCCCCTCCCCTAAACCGTACACGCGacataattaaaatgaattcctttctctaccttctctcctctcttgttttttatttgaaaatggagttctctACTCTATTTCAATGGAGTTTCTCCATTTCTTTCATTTTTCCCTTTTGCCGAAAACATGGGAATTCGACTGAAAACCGAGTAGATGTGAGGTTTATAACGTTCAATGCGGACAAAATTCGTTGGGATCGGTTGAACCGGCCGAGATCTCGCCGTTTTTAAAAACACCTTTACAACTCGGGATATCTCGTATCGCCAGCCTCCAAAACCTTGTTAACTCGGGCGATACGAGTTAACTCGGGCTAGTTTTTACACCATGGTACTTACTCTAACTAGCTTTCTTCTGTCTTTCTACTTTTTCCCTTGATATCCTTCTTGATATACTACAACTTGTTAATATCACCTAtaaaccattttattcaaaaaataaataaattgtgtTGTACTGTAAAAATTTGGAATTCGCATTAAGTTGATATACATGTCTTGCTAATAGTGTATATCAGGTTATCCTTTTGTCTAACTTGATTAATACTTGTCTTATCAGGTTGTGATTTCCAAGTATGGCTTCTTCCCTGTATtcatgattttatttgttattcAGTTCTACAGCCAAGATAAGGAGTGAAGTTCTTACTCCTTTCCGCTCTGTTCGAATGTTCTTTTATCTTGCTTTCATTGCAAGTGCTGGCTTGGGTTCATTAATAGCTGTATCACAACTGATTGGCGCTCTAGCAAATCCATTCAGATCAgctgaagtacctgaaattcTCAAGGGTCTTGGCATAGATGTAGCCGCAGTTTCTATCTTTGCCTTTCTATATAGTAGAGAGAACAAGGCAAAGAATGCACAGATAGCCAGACTTTCAAGAGAAGAGAACCTTGCTAATCTTAAGGTCCGTATTGTTAATCGGAAGACCATTCCAATTAGCTCATTAAGAGGTATTGCTCGCCTTGTTATTCTTGCTGGTCCTAGCTCCTTTATTGCCGAGTCCTTTAAGCTTAGTGAACCTTTCACTGCGGATCTTTTGGAAAGAGGGGTACTTGTGGTTCCGCTTACAACTGATGCAGAGCTACCTACGTTTGAATTTGATGAGAGTGAAGAAATGAAGGAGATGACAAGTAAAAGGAAGAAGCTTTGGCAGTTGCTTCCTTTTGATATTTCTCAATGGTCCAAGTAAGGGTCTAGCTATATATGAAGTTCATTGCTTTCATATTTCTTGTgttcttctcttcctttttcTCAAAATGTTTGTTCTTATTCAATACAGATGGATAGATGCACAGAAGGAGTTAGCAAATGTCTCTTCTGATTCTCCAGTGTAAGTCCATTGTTTTTAATATTCTATAGCTTGCTTATTATTTTCCCATTATCGGAACATATAATTCTTTTCTATTGTTGTAGGAAATCTCAGTGCTTTTGCTAACCGAAAATTCCTTAAGTTGATAAATTTCTCCAAAAATCATCATCATTTTACCTTGGTGAACACTGACAGAAAATTACTACCAAAAATGCACATAAAATCCTGCTATCATACTGAAAGTCCTATGCTGCGTTAAATTTTCTTTCAAGATACTCTCATTAGGAACATTATTAATTTACTGTACACCTTATTGGAGTGTGTCTTGTTAAACCACCCTACACCAGCTGACCAGCCAGttttttctataaaaaaaaatcagtgtGTAAAGATTTGTGAAGGCTCAAAGCTTTAACATATTATTAATCTCAAAGAGTATTTATACAAGAAATATCTTAGGCAACCAAGAACTAACTTATGCATCACATTGATTTAGGAAATAAATGTTAAGTTCCTAATACCTCATCAATACTTCAACATCCTATCATCAATACTTCAACAGTTACGGCAATACCTCAACATTCCTAATCACTATCATGAATACTTTGACCGTTACAGGAATACTTCAACTTCCCTAAGTACTATctcaacaccccccccccccccccccgacaACTGTGTCAATGTTGGAACATAGGACAATGCAACCAAACCTTCTGTTATAGCATCTCGTACAAAATGACAACTCCACGAACTGGAGTTTTAGCCAAGTGAAGAGCGGAGTGACTTCACAAACCCTTGAGCCATTTCAGCTCACAACAAACCCACGATATTCTATCAGTCAATACCCTCTCGCAATCAGAACGGCAGTTCCACGATCGTTGCGATTGGagatataaaaaagaaaacttCATACGCCTGTCTTGTCGTGTCAAGGAGTCCTGGCGTTTCAAGAAATCATGTCATTTCGTACAAGAGGAAAAAAACACTAATATGAACGGTATGAACCTTGTCTCACGGTACAAGGAGAACCAAATTAACCCTGTCTCACGGCACAAGGAGAACCAAACTCTATCTCACGGCACTAGGAGAACCGTCCATGTCTTACGACACAAGGAGAACCGTCCATGTCTTACGACACACGGAAAACCGTCCATGTCTTACGACACACGGAAAACCTTCCATGTCTTACGACACATGGAAAACCGTAAAAATCATGACAACTTTAGTGAAGTTTTAATAGTACTCCAATATCAAAACATAACAAGAACCCAAACAAATACTCTAAATTTCTTGAATATCGAATTCAACCACATAACCATGAACATCGCACAAATCCGCAAACCTTTAACACATCAAAGTGATTTTCTGTTAGATTTGAACTTGTAAGCTGCTGTTAGCTTTGGTTTTCTTGGCTGTCTAGACTTTGTGGCCTTGTGCTTGTATTTGGGTTGTTGCCTTCTTTCTTccccttttggtaataaaattctttaattgccaaaaaaaaaaaaaatactttccTAAAATTACCCCAATACACGAACCAATAGAAATCCCCCTTTctttaaatggaaaaatagaaATCAAACTTTATAATGAAACGTAAATAAACACAACGGAAGTATAATAATCGGGAAAAAGAAAATCTATAATTTTGGGTATTGTTTATGAATCCCACCGGTGAGTTTAATTTTCTAAACCCACCGGCAGGGGAATGTTTATAAATCGATTCCAAAATCTaacctgctctgataccatgttaagaTAGTAATTAGGAAAGTTGAAGTATTCCTGTAACGGTCAAAGTATTCATGATAGTAATTCATGATAGTAATTAGGAATGTTGAGGTATTGCCGTAACTGTTGAAGTATTGATGATAGGATGTTGAAGTATTGATGAGGTATTAGGAACTTAACATTCATTTCCTAAATCAATGTGATGCATAAGTTAGTTCTTGGTTGCCTAGGATATTTCTTGTGTAAATACTCTTTGAGAATAATAATATGTTAAAGCTTTGAGCCTTCACAAATTtttacatggtatcagagctagaCCCACAACTGGGACCTTACTGTAGTGTATTCTGGGCCAACTAAACGGGATACAAGTGAGGGGGAGCGATAAAAGACACTCTGACCCATGAAAACATCACATGTGACCCATATTAAAAAAGAGGGACCTCACACGTAAGGGGAAGTGTTAAGATCTAACCCATAAAACAACACGTgtgagagtcccacattgaCAGAACATGAGAGATTTAATCACTTAATAAGGCAAAGgggctactccccttattgccatatggttttaaggtgaaACCTCCTACTGTCTTGTTAAGTGGACTCTCTCTCTTGGTGACGGGTGCGACCCAAGCCCGTATTTAACACAGTGAAAAGAAATTatcatcaaaatgtattttgTGGGGTGTGCTCTATGGTTTGTTTGGCACAGGAATTGACCAACCTGTAAAGTATCAGAACTACTGAACTAGGCAACCATTCTATCTTTTATGCAGTGTGCGTGTTTAAACGGCCTATGAGGCTATTGAAGGTTCTCTATTCCTAATATCTCAGCATTTTCGGAATGGCTTGCTTATATGCATCATGTACCATGTACAGGTATATGTCCCTACGCATGGATGGCCGTGTTCGTGGAAGTGGAGTTGGTTACCCGCCATGGGGTGCTTTTGTGGCACAGCTACCGCAGGTAAAGGGTTTGTGGTCGGGCCTTCTTGATGGTATGGATGGGCGAGTTTGATAGAGTATTCGTTCATATTGTTTGTTGGCAAGGTTagattttactttttatttgtaCCCATTGGCAACAACCATTTGTATATCTCAAGTGCACAAAACTTGGATTAGGAGAATGTATTTACGACATAAATATTATTCCCTTACACACAAAATGAAATATGGTCAACTCTTCTGACCTTCCAACTGATCTTATTGCTCATATACTTTCAATAATTTTGTTTGATCTTGGTTATCATTGTAGTAATCTTCAAAATAGACCAGTTGAATTGATAAGCTCAAATGTATGAGGAGCCGACAATTTTGTGATTCCAAGTAAATTTGGTCATAGCTAGATGGCAAGTTCTTGTGCTCATAGCCTCCCATATGATTTCTTTGTTCTAGGTTATTCGAAGATTTAGAGCAAAGATGGAGCATTTGGGctctgtttggtttggtgtaaaacgtttttatggaaaacgattttcccctttttaatcattttacatTGTTGGGTTTGACAATggataaaaaacaatttttcataACTCCTTCAAATGTGAAAAAACCTTTACCATTTGAAAggaagggaaaccacttttccacctttcctccttacctcttcttccttcttccctcAATCTATAcccattttctcccacttgctttttcaattaattttcctttaaggaaccaaacaaaggaaaattagTTTGTAATTGTTTTTTCCCttgtaaaatattttccatggaaaTCATTTTTCACGAGAAACATTTACAGCAAACCAGAGCCTAGGTTTAACCTTGACTTTATTAAGGAAGCTTGGGAACAACTCTAGAAGACATAGTTATCCAATTTCGTTTCCAGTGCTGTCAAAGTCTGATTCTTACACTGTACTTTGGTGAGATAAGTGAATGGGTTTCAGCTGAATGTCCTGAAACAAAGGTAACATAGGAAATTAAACTATATCAACAGAAGGGAAGTCGTCCATTAAATTATACGGTGATCCGCCATGTCATCTGTGGCCTAGACAGATTAAAAACCGGTTGGAGACATATATTTGCAGGCTTGATACATCATATCAGGGTTAAAATCATTGCTACGACGTTGTATACAATAGCAAGAGCAAAGTTACAGAACTGAGGGAGGTATTTCTTCAGGTTTCCTGTTCTGAAGCCCTTTTAGTTTTAATATGAACGAAATTGATTACAATAGTATAAATTTTGAACATTGGGCAACACAGACAACATCATGCTTATAACCGAGAAACCAGCTATGTTCAGGTTACAGATTAAAAGGTTAATGAAGGCTTGGAGTAATGGAGTCACTAGGGAATATCAACCGACACTAGTTTGAGAGGTGAGACCGTTAGTGAGCTTGATTCTTGTGCACATTGCATGTTGGCTGATTTGATTTCTGTGTCAACGAAAAGCAAGTGCCATGAACTTCTGCCTCTCTCTGCAATTGCTTGAAGAATGCACCAATTTTTGTGCTGAAAGTCGTTGGAGTTGTACCTAAAAAATCTCTACCAGTATATTACTTACTTTGTATTACTTGCTGTGGATATTTCTTAGAGTTACTTTAAAATACAAAGGGTATTTCGAGGTTTCGGAAAGAAAAACCTTCGAGAATGGGTGATTTTTCCCATACTTGAGATGGCAGTATCATGACTATATCAGTGTATTGTACATTGTTAAATTAGTCCGAAAGAGTGAAATTTAGGAGTTGCAGAAGGAAGTTAGAATCACAAGTTAGTGTGAATTGTAAGTTTGTGACATACTACTAGGTTTGTCAGAATTGTTTCTCATTTCCTGGGTTGCATAATCTTGTTAGTATTTCAGTACTGCTATTTACTCTGCTAAGTAAACTTCTGTTACGTAACGACCAAACAGAAGAAGCACGGTTACTGATGGGTCAAGTATTCTATAAATAAGGAAAGAATATGGTGAATACTTAGGATGATGAGGAGCATATCTGACAAGTTTCATGGGCAAAGAAGTTGATACTCAAAAGAAGTAGATTTACATTGGATACACACAGCAGAAATAGCTCCTAATTCATCTAAATGTTTGGAAATTTCGCAAACTTATAACAGAGTTGATCATGCAACTTCTTGAATCTCATCCAGTGCGTAGTTGTTGGTTGATACATTCGCGTAATTCACCTTGTTGAATCTCACCACAACTGGATATCTTGTTTTTGGATCCTGCATAAGACATTTTCTCAGTTACGTCAGTGGTTTTCGAAAATTAACTAGCAGTAAATGAAAATTTGAGGGGAAAGATTGATGACCTGATCAACAGCAACCACTGAGCCAACACCCTTGTACCAGTATGATTCCTTTCTCATGATTCTCACCTGCAAGGtaccaattttattttattactccTTAATTATTGCTTCATATTCACAGTCTTATGTTACTCCAACTCTCTTTTACTCAAGTATTCGTGTTTGATAATCGACACTGGAACATTGGTACAAGCTTCACATGGATGAAAATGATGCAAAAACCTCCATGAGACGGCCATGTATAGCACTTGAACACGTGCCAATGTCCGACACTCTAGCAGAGTCCAAGCATCATATAGCAGTACACATTAATTATATTTCGAGTACTGCATATGGTAAAGCTTTTTTATGCCCCTTTAACTTTTGGTTTCTTGTTATCATATTCCTATCATATTGACTTATTGTCTCCTAAACATTTTGCAGGCAAGTTACCGTTCCTCAGGCTTCCAGTACAGGAACAATCATGGTCTACAGACTTCTGTGCAACAGTCTTAGTATGCGCTATCCTAATAAAGGTCTAAATTTAGGTTTCTGTCAAGATTATTCATAAACCCTGCTACACTAATAGCGAGTTTAGTTTCTAAATTCTAATACAACCTGGTAAACTTAACCTAAAACATCGAACCAACACCTCAACATCAATAACACTCAAAAACACTCATAAGTAGTTTGTATTATACTGATAAACAAAGTTACAATATCCAGAAGTATTAATCTCTCTATATATAGTATCTAACCATAGTATATGTTTATCTTTTATCTATAATAACAAAAGATATGTAACATGGATGCAAGTAACAAAACTACACCTTAAACTCTTTAAAAAGTAATACCTTAGAACCCCTCTTGGGGCCAATTGGTGGTGGCTTAGCAGCAGCTTTGGGTGCTTCACCTTCGGGCGATGCGGCAGCGGGTGCAGCAGCAGCCTCTTCAGCAGCCCGGACAACAAGCCTAGTGCTCCTTGGAGATGAGAAGTTTTTGTTGGGCAACACTTGTGTTAGCCCAAGCCTAACAGCTACTGATGATGCAATGCTAGCCATTATTAAttttctccctctctctctctgttTTTTCTTCTTACAAGAAATAAATTTTGCAAGTAGTGAAAAGGAGGGAGTCCCTTTGAACTAGTAGCTTTGTGTTTTTCATGATCAGAAtcatttttggattttggattttcgtTGAAAAGATGAGGGAGGAAATATTATTTCAACCATTAGTACTTTGCCACCTGTCTTCCCATATCTCATTTATGTGGTTTCTGTTATTGGTGTTATCTTTTTCGTAGCTTTCAGCATGGCCACGGAGcttattgtttttcttttttcttttttagtattagattttttttttttggatgtcatttttgttttttcaGTTTTATTTGGTTGAACTGAATTGAAAGGAACTGAACGCAAAAACTCTGTGAAAAGTCCACTGCGAAGCATAAAATTATCGCTCACCGTGCCTAAGTAATAAAAAAGTTTACAATAACTTATTGTGTAAAACTCCGTAAAAAATCTATTGTGACGATTATATTGGAACAGATGGAGTATAAACTTACCAAATGTAGAAATGatgaattttggaaaaaaaaaagagccaTAAAAGACGAGTGATGCAGTTAGAAATAACGGatgaagtaataaataataagaatatatattaataatgataataatactCGTAATAATATGAAGAATAGTGATattagaataataataataatattattattattattattattattattattattatttattactatagTTGTGATAATAAACTACTACATAGTGATTAATattaacataataataataataaacaaaatacggagtagtaaaataagattatttaaAACAAAGATAAACACAACCACGTTCTTTTGAACTGTATTGAATGGAACAGAAATGTAACTCTAAAGAATACAACCTTAGTGTTATACCTCACACGTTCAACTGAACATATTTGAACTTGTTGGACTAAAATAGACCTGATTGTAACTTAGTGGTCTGATTAAAGAAATTTAATTAGAGAAAATAATCTTAATGTACTTAACTAAAACTTAGGCCCTATTCTTCTGAGCATTGTTTGGTTGAACTAAACTGggttgaactgaacttaacaaaTAGTAATAAACACTTCCTCCATTTTCTTTAACTTGCACCATTTTCCCTCCATTTTCTTTAACTTGCaccattttccttttatagaagTTGCATATTAGTTGCACCATTTCTTTTTATGGTATGTTTTCACATGATTTTTTGTGTATGCACTAAATACACATTTTACCTTTACTGGCATATATTTCACATTTACCATTGTCACCtaatatttctctctcttttgttTGGTATCATATGGGCAATTTTGATGCTATTTACGTTTTTTTTATcttaggctccgttctattcgacttattttgactgaacttatattatctgaacttaactgaacttatctgaacttaactgaacgtacttattttgactgaatttattttatctgaaaaatacttatttgtgtgtgaaaatgtttgaaaaaaacttattttttctgaacttattttacctgaacttatctaaacttctATGAACTTGTCCAAACTTAACTGGACTTAACtggacttatctgaacttatctgaacttattttatctaaaataagtcaaaataagtcgaacagaacagagcCTTAATCTTTGTGCCTAAACCAAATGGTGTAAgtaaaaaaacagaggaagctagtaataaataataactaatactccctctgttccatacTAATGTTCCAGTTTTTATTTTTCACGTTTGACAATGCATA
This Spinacia oleracea cultivar Varoflay chromosome 6, BTI_SOV_V1, whole genome shotgun sequence DNA region includes the following protein-coding sequences:
- the LOC110787548 gene encoding photosystem I reaction center subunit IV, chloroplastic, whose product is MASIASSVAVRLGLTQVLPNKNFSSPRSTRLVVRAAEEAAAAPAAASPEGEAPKAAAKPPPIGPKRGSKVRIMRKESYWYKGVGSVVAVDQDPKTRYPVVVRFNKVNYANVSTNNYALDEIQEVA
- the LOC110787549 gene encoding protein LOW PSII ACCUMULATION 1, chloroplastic, producing MAAVAQVAHFLRWEPRNFSLQNSRTKNCSTFSHQNLWFGKVSLSIYGYGCNGRRKRSYSSAVFTCSASNKPSTSSDEISSTAKIRSEVLTPFRSVRMFFYLAFIASAGLGSLIAVSQLIGALANPFRSAEVPEILKGLGIDVAAVSIFAFLYSRENKAKNAQIARLSREENLANLKVRIVNRKTIPISSLRGIARLVILAGPSSFIAESFKLSEPFTADLLERGVLVVPLTTDAELPTFEFDESEEMKEMTSKRKKLWQLLPFDISQWSKWIDAQKELANVSSDSPVYMSLRMDGRVRGSGVGYPPWGAFVAQLPQVKGLWSGLLDGMDGRV